The region CATCAATGCTTGATCTAATTCAAGTAGGAAAGAATCAACTGACTCGCTAATATCGTTCAATGATAGCAATTCCTCGGATTCATACTGTTGCCAAATTGAAAATAAAGAAAGGTGTTTCTCCGCTTTATTATTAAATGCTAAAATAGGGCCTTCTCTTTCATCATGTTCAATTGTATAGTAATAAAAATCTCCTTCTCTATCCCACTTTGTTAAAGCTATTCCAAATTCGAGCAAAGCGAGCGAAGGTTCCAAGAAAA is a window of Oikeobacillus pervagus DNA encoding:
- a CDS encoding DUF7878 domain-containing protein encodes the protein MNTIKFQCVLDTTTPIESKLLKKRNGKLLVDIQGRLEVLVNGKCFFLEPSLALLEFGIALTKWDREGDFYYYTIEHDEREGPILAFNNKAEKHLSLFSIWQQYESEELLSLNDISESVDSFLLELDQALMGNYGIKINDFIKRRRFFEK